The following proteins are encoded in a genomic region of Procambarus clarkii isolate CNS0578487 chromosome 23, FALCON_Pclarkii_2.0, whole genome shotgun sequence:
- the LOC123764091 gene encoding retinoid-inducible serine carboxypeptidase has protein sequence MCCRSAVIKMKLLALVCLVAATGCGGAPLEEEFGYVDVRPGAHMFWVMYHVNQSGDYTTYPLIMWLQGGPGSSGVGYGNFDEMGPYDISGKPREYAWTKSANLMFVDNPVGTGYSYVDSLANLTTNNDQIATDLVALVKEVFTSHSDMQKMPFFVFCESYGGKMAVDFAIAFEKAIKNGEVVSDFRGVALGDSWISPMDYVNTWGTFLYQMGFVNRAGQAEIDASAALAQAAVDSEKWVQATDQWGATESVVDVVAHGVNFYNVLAVEDIYKTQSHSSDHNDLSFMTPAIRRLYDNHVGRLHRNRVGDPLTDFMNGPQKAHWAIPDSVTWDSQGGYVFDRLAEDFMKPVVDSVVKLLTETDLRVNVFNGNLDLICDTPGTYRWIENMEWPDKINFMEAGTKPIYISSYSSPAALVQSSGNFSLYTIFRSGHMVPVDVPEMGLKLVDTILAAAAATHQHLPPSKKEPTKLKVQEKEPSKRQGDKQKGIPLSAVNSQRSRVVATHLNPATPTGKRFGKLGPTFHGPRRGLHKV, from the exons GCTGTGGCGGGGCTCCACTAGAGGAGGAGTTTGGCTATGTTGATGTGCGTCCCGGAGCCCACATGTTCTGGGTGATGTACCACGTCAACCAGTCTGGTGACTACACCACCTACCCGCTCATCATGTGGCTACAGGGAGGGCCTGGATCCTCGGGCGTCGGCTACGGTAACTTCGATGAGATGGGACCTTACGACATTAGTGGCAAGCCCAGGGAGTACGCTTGG ACGAAGAGCGCCAACTTGATGTTCGTGGACAATCCCGTAGGTACTGGGTACAGCTACGTGGACTCCCTGGCTAACCTTACAACCAACAATGACCAAATCGCTACCGACTTGGTAGCTCTGGTCAAAGAAGTTTTCACTTCCCACTCCGATATGCAGAAGATGCCATTCTTCGTTTTTTGCGAGTCTTACGGAGGCAAGATGGCGGTCGATTTTGCAATTGCTTTTGAAAAG GCCATCAAGAACGGTGAAGTTGTGAGTGACTTCCGAGGAGTTGCACTAGGCGACTCGTGGATCAGCCCCATGGactatgtcaacacctggggcacTTTCCTCTACCAGATG GGCTTCGTTAACCGTGCGGGGCAGGCAGAGATTGACGCGTCTGCTGCTTTGGCCCAAGCGGCGGTGGACTCGGAGAAGTGGGTGCAGGCCACCGACCAATGGGGTGCCACAGAGTCCGTAGTCGACGTGGTTGCTCACGGAGTCAACTTCTACAACGTGCTAGCCGTTGAAGACATATACAAAACCCAGAGCCACTCCTCTGACCACAATGACCTCTCCTTCATGACTCCAGCTATCC GTCGCTTGTACGACAACCACGTTGGACGCCTACACAGGAATAGGGTCGGGGACCCCCTCACCGATTTCATGAACGGCCCTCAGAAGGCGCACTGGGCCATCCCGGACAGCGTGAcatgggactcccagggtggctaCGTCTTCGACCGTCTTGCAGAGGACTTCATGAAGCCCGTCGTCGATTCCG TGGTTAAGCTGTTGACGGAAACTGATCTTAGAGTCAACGTGTTTAATGGTAACCTCGACCTCATCTGTGACACTCCAG gcACATACCGATGGATCGAGAACATGGAGTGGCCAGACAAGATCAACTTCATGGAGGCCGGCACCAAACCAATCTACATCAGCAGCTACTCTTCCCCAGCAGCCCTCGTTCAGTCGTCAGGCAACTTCTCCCTCTACACCATCTTCCGCTCCGGACACATG GTACCCGTCGACGTTCCTGAGATGGGCCTCAAGCTGGTCGACACAATTTTGGCAGCGGCAGCAGCTACACACCAACACCTGCCCCCATCAAAAAAGGAGCCAACCAAGCTCAAAGTACAGGAGAAAGAACCTTCAAAGAGACAAGGAGATAAGCAGAAAGGTATTCCGTTGAGCGCGGTCAACAGTCAGAGGTCGCGGGTGGTGGCCACTCACCTCAACCCAGCCACACCTACAGGCAAGCGCTTCGGGAAGTTGGGTCCCACCTTCCACGGCCCACGCAGAGGCCTACACAAGGTATAA
- the LOC123764090 gene encoding uncharacterized protein isoform X2 codes for MKVLQEEMARTTHSGDSSDAETKVLVVAKRETECLCEELRACLGSISVALLTGLQGYHQVLRVLESHSVVVWSEAEGGEALHQLPCSQFSLVVEWEGAGVPASACVQHCTRQNIPVISLTHLPGGRVEEEGSREEKRARIIPSVEEPPPPQREAGGGGASPDTFTLVASSTVTNNAELHYILTSIYNINLVERCLRDVVLEEEGGGAAHAWPHLLLDERTSVLLQPLHQLRTDAHLHQLTCQVVLLSLQCTTCYIILYSHPPANSGYVFRSGVVKALARLVATCALFRSPDYTVSLLLAHNLHQVILTAMSLSEVLTLPLPALLSALPWIPEKVTTMLYKLLHRDDGAAVMDITSHDVDGRGGRSVMSSPPCVGESVSVEPSVVEASQHPHPPGHPHSWQGDDDEDNGERTRGGYSGMLSVVDGRDHYAPDHIYEGDREGSSVGFPVYTEHGNNTLLPVYNTKSEYSDRLYSDCGSRAANDPHSLNTAVVPSEDRLSGDLFNARDYLTSVTSAAGTSLEYPQKMSLLQPISVVQPIPPTQHRPLLLSESEQYQPVLQLQQLMPCQSTTLQQQQTTLPLPSPSHLCQQVSQTDQSAPMLQQSISQPCQPILQPQQPVPQLQHSTSQMHVDQHVHNYYQQNEEPLVVSPYFPDSQNYYCHQAGDQNKVAETHSQQQLHPNVASASKRVQTQYSDICLLSENGNQMVPLHSGETQYNNIPAYRTRCGNIQQLQLQQQHEQQLLQKLQQQQQQQQQEHPQTQQQQENQQMQQQHKYWKESSLHHHPLTPRLHGNKVLGVAKPYQWHGSGSMPVPPSPKVTLRQEGRGHDIPEEYNLAMSQVRGAGSSQVLSTQEVKKLIYRKVPGRGGQTQLAFKPI; via the exons gtgctggtggtggcgaaGAGGGAGACAGAGTGCTTGTGTGAGGAACTTCGTGCGTGCCTTGGTTCGATCTCCGTGGCCCTCCTTACCGGCCTGCAGGGTTACCACCAGGTTCTTCGAGT GCTGGAGAgtcacagtgtggtggtgtggagtgaggCGGAGGGCGGCGAGGCGCTCCACCAGCTGCCGTGCTCACAGTTCagtctggtggtggagtgggagggTGCCGGCGTGCCAGCCTCCGCCTGCGTCCAACACTGCACCAGGCAGAACATCCCAGTCatctccctcacccacctcccaG GcgggagggtggaggaggaggggagccgTGAGGAGAAGAGAGCCAGGATCATCCCGAGTGTGGAGGAGCCGCCGCCGCCGCAGCGTGAggccggtggtggtggggccAGCCCGGACACCTTCACCCTGGTGGCCTCCTCTACTGTCACCAACAACGCCGAGCTCCACTACATCCTCACCTCCATTTATAACATCAACCTGGTGGAGAGGTGTCTCAG GGACGTGgtgctggaggaggaggggggcggcGCCGCCCACGCCTGGCCACACCTGCTCCTCGACGAGCGCACCAGTGTCCTGCTCCAGCCACTACACCAGCTGAGAACTGAcgcccacctgcaccagctgACCTGCCAggtggttctcctctccctccagtGCACCACCTGCTACATCATACTCTACTCTCACCCTCCGGCTAATTCTGG tTATGTGTTCCGGAGCGGCGTGGTGAAGGCCCTCGCCCGCCTGGTGGCCACCTGTGCTCTCTTCCGCTCCCCGGACTATACTGTCTCCCTCCTCCTGGCCCACAACCTCCACCAG GTGATCCTGACGGCGATGTCCCTGTCGGAGGTGTTAACTCTGCCCCTTCCCGCCCTCCTCTCAGCCCTGCCCTGGATACCTGAGAAGGTCACCACG ATGTTGTACAAATTACTACACCGTGATGATGGTGCCGCTGTGATGGACATTACCAGTCATGATGTGGatgggagaggtgggaggagcgtcaTGTCCTCGCCTCCCTGTGTCGgggagagtgtgagtgtggagccctcggtggtggaggccagccaGCACCCTCACCCACCCGGCCACCCTCACTCTTGGCAGGGTGACGACGACGAAGACAACGGTGAACGTACTCGAGGAGGTTATTCAGGAATGCTTTCTGTTGTCGATGGCCGAGACCATTATGCCCCGGATCACATTTATGAAGGTGATCGAGAGGGTTCAAGCGTAGGGTTCCCTGTTTATACTGAACATGGTAATAACACGCTTCTACCAGTTTACAATACAAAGAGTGAATATTCTGATAGGCTTTACTCTGACTGTGGTTCTCGTGCTGCCAATGACCCTCACTCTCTCAACACTGCTGTAGTCCCTTCAGAGGATAGGTTGTCAGGTGACCTCTTCAATGCAAGAGATTATCTAACTTCAGTTACTTCTGCGGCTGGAACGTCTCTTGAATATCCGCAGAAAATGTCGCTTTTACAGCCAATTTCAGTTGTGCAGCCAATACCACCTACACAACACAGGCCACTACTCCTGTCGGAATCAGAGCAGTATCAACCAGTGTTACAGTTACAGCAGCTAATGCCGTGCCAGTCAACAACattacagcagcagcagacaactcTGCCTCTGCCATCACCATCACATCTGTGCCAGCAAGTATCGCAAACAGACCAATCAGCGCCAATGTTGCAGCAATCAATATCACAACCATGCCAACCAATActtcaaccacaacaaccagtgCCACAACTGCAGCATTCAACATCACAGATGCACGTTGATCAGCATGTACACAACTATTACCAACAAAATGAAGAGCCTCTTGTTGTCTCGCCATATTTCCCCGATAGCCAAAATTATTATTGTCACCAAGCTGGAGACCAGAATAAAGTTGCAGAAACTCATTCACAACAGCAGCTTCATCCCAACGTGGCAAGCGCTTCTAAACGGGTGCAAACTCAGTATTCAGATATATGTTTGCTCTCCGAAAATGGGAATCAAATGGTACCATTGCATTCTGGTGAAACGCAGTATAACAATATCCCGGCTTATAGGACACGTTGTGGGAACATACAGCAACTGCAGCTACAGCAACAACATGAACAGCAGCTGCTACAgaaactgcagcagcagcagcagcagcaacaacaggagcacccacaaacacaacaacaacaagagaacCAACAAATGCAACAACAACATAAATACTGGAAGGAATCTTCCTTGCACCATCACCCTCTAACACCAAGATTACATGGCAACAAGGTTTTGGGGGTTGCTAAACCCTATCAGTGGCATG GTAGTGGAAGCATGCCAGTGCCACCGTCCCCAAAAGTAACACTTCGCCAGGAGGGGCGAGGTCACGACATCCCAGAAGAGTATAACTTGGCCATGAGCCAGGTCAGAGGCGCGGGGTCCAGTCAGGTCCTATCCACGCAGGAGGTGAAGAAGTTAATATACCGGAAAGTACCAGGCAGGGGAGGACAGACACAATTAGCTTTCAAACCTATTTGA
- the LOC123764090 gene encoding uncharacterized protein isoform X1 — MKVLQEEMARTTHSGDSSDAETKVLVVAKRETECLCEELRACLGSISVALLTGLQGYHQVLRVLESHSVVVWSEAEGGEALHQLPCSQFSLVVEWEGAGVPASACVQHCTRQNIPVISLTHLPGGRVEEEGSREEKRARIIPSVEEPPPPQREAGGGGASPDTFTLVASSTVTNNAELHYILTSIYNINLVERCLRDVVLEEEGGGAAHAWPHLLLDERTSVLLQPLHQLRTDAHLHQLTCQVVLLSLQCTTCYIILYSHPPANSGYVFRSGVVKALARLVATCALFRSPDYTVSLLLAHNLHQVGEMVRKVGEATLAASPCWDREEWTTRPWLTPQMSSHERFLLSLPCINSITAQVILTAMSLSEVLTLPLPALLSALPWIPEKVTTMLYKLLHRDDGAAVMDITSHDVDGRGGRSVMSSPPCVGESVSVEPSVVEASQHPHPPGHPHSWQGDDDEDNGERTRGGYSGMLSVVDGRDHYAPDHIYEGDREGSSVGFPVYTEHGNNTLLPVYNTKSEYSDRLYSDCGSRAANDPHSLNTAVVPSEDRLSGDLFNARDYLTSVTSAAGTSLEYPQKMSLLQPISVVQPIPPTQHRPLLLSESEQYQPVLQLQQLMPCQSTTLQQQQTTLPLPSPSHLCQQVSQTDQSAPMLQQSISQPCQPILQPQQPVPQLQHSTSQMHVDQHVHNYYQQNEEPLVVSPYFPDSQNYYCHQAGDQNKVAETHSQQQLHPNVASASKRVQTQYSDICLLSENGNQMVPLHSGETQYNNIPAYRTRCGNIQQLQLQQQHEQQLLQKLQQQQQQQQQEHPQTQQQQENQQMQQQHKYWKESSLHHHPLTPRLHGNKVLGVAKPYQWHGSGSMPVPPSPKVTLRQEGRGHDIPEEYNLAMSQVRGAGSSQVLSTQEVKKLIYRKVPGRGGQTQLAFKPI, encoded by the exons gtgctggtggtggcgaaGAGGGAGACAGAGTGCTTGTGTGAGGAACTTCGTGCGTGCCTTGGTTCGATCTCCGTGGCCCTCCTTACCGGCCTGCAGGGTTACCACCAGGTTCTTCGAGT GCTGGAGAgtcacagtgtggtggtgtggagtgaggCGGAGGGCGGCGAGGCGCTCCACCAGCTGCCGTGCTCACAGTTCagtctggtggtggagtgggagggTGCCGGCGTGCCAGCCTCCGCCTGCGTCCAACACTGCACCAGGCAGAACATCCCAGTCatctccctcacccacctcccaG GcgggagggtggaggaggaggggagccgTGAGGAGAAGAGAGCCAGGATCATCCCGAGTGTGGAGGAGCCGCCGCCGCCGCAGCGTGAggccggtggtggtggggccAGCCCGGACACCTTCACCCTGGTGGCCTCCTCTACTGTCACCAACAACGCCGAGCTCCACTACATCCTCACCTCCATTTATAACATCAACCTGGTGGAGAGGTGTCTCAG GGACGTGgtgctggaggaggaggggggcggcGCCGCCCACGCCTGGCCACACCTGCTCCTCGACGAGCGCACCAGTGTCCTGCTCCAGCCACTACACCAGCTGAGAACTGAcgcccacctgcaccagctgACCTGCCAggtggttctcctctccctccagtGCACCACCTGCTACATCATACTCTACTCTCACCCTCCGGCTAATTCTGG tTATGTGTTCCGGAGCGGCGTGGTGAAGGCCCTCGCCCGCCTGGTGGCCACCTGTGCTCTCTTCCGCTCCCCGGACTATACTGTCTCCCTCCTCCTGGCCCACAACCTCCACCAG GTTGGGGAGATGGTCCGCAAGGTGGGGGAGGCGACGCTGGCAGCCTCGCCCTGCTGGGACAGGGAGGAGTGGACTACCAGGCCCTGGCTCACACCTCAGATGAGTTCG CACGAGCGGTTCCTGTTGTCACTACCCTGCATCAACTCCATCACTGCTCAG GTGATCCTGACGGCGATGTCCCTGTCGGAGGTGTTAACTCTGCCCCTTCCCGCCCTCCTCTCAGCCCTGCCCTGGATACCTGAGAAGGTCACCACG ATGTTGTACAAATTACTACACCGTGATGATGGTGCCGCTGTGATGGACATTACCAGTCATGATGTGGatgggagaggtgggaggagcgtcaTGTCCTCGCCTCCCTGTGTCGgggagagtgtgagtgtggagccctcggtggtggaggccagccaGCACCCTCACCCACCCGGCCACCCTCACTCTTGGCAGGGTGACGACGACGAAGACAACGGTGAACGTACTCGAGGAGGTTATTCAGGAATGCTTTCTGTTGTCGATGGCCGAGACCATTATGCCCCGGATCACATTTATGAAGGTGATCGAGAGGGTTCAAGCGTAGGGTTCCCTGTTTATACTGAACATGGTAATAACACGCTTCTACCAGTTTACAATACAAAGAGTGAATATTCTGATAGGCTTTACTCTGACTGTGGTTCTCGTGCTGCCAATGACCCTCACTCTCTCAACACTGCTGTAGTCCCTTCAGAGGATAGGTTGTCAGGTGACCTCTTCAATGCAAGAGATTATCTAACTTCAGTTACTTCTGCGGCTGGAACGTCTCTTGAATATCCGCAGAAAATGTCGCTTTTACAGCCAATTTCAGTTGTGCAGCCAATACCACCTACACAACACAGGCCACTACTCCTGTCGGAATCAGAGCAGTATCAACCAGTGTTACAGTTACAGCAGCTAATGCCGTGCCAGTCAACAACattacagcagcagcagacaactcTGCCTCTGCCATCACCATCACATCTGTGCCAGCAAGTATCGCAAACAGACCAATCAGCGCCAATGTTGCAGCAATCAATATCACAACCATGCCAACCAATActtcaaccacaacaaccagtgCCACAACTGCAGCATTCAACATCACAGATGCACGTTGATCAGCATGTACACAACTATTACCAACAAAATGAAGAGCCTCTTGTTGTCTCGCCATATTTCCCCGATAGCCAAAATTATTATTGTCACCAAGCTGGAGACCAGAATAAAGTTGCAGAAACTCATTCACAACAGCAGCTTCATCCCAACGTGGCAAGCGCTTCTAAACGGGTGCAAACTCAGTATTCAGATATATGTTTGCTCTCCGAAAATGGGAATCAAATGGTACCATTGCATTCTGGTGAAACGCAGTATAACAATATCCCGGCTTATAGGACACGTTGTGGGAACATACAGCAACTGCAGCTACAGCAACAACATGAACAGCAGCTGCTACAgaaactgcagcagcagcagcagcagcaacaacaggagcacccacaaacacaacaacaacaagagaacCAACAAATGCAACAACAACATAAATACTGGAAGGAATCTTCCTTGCACCATCACCCTCTAACACCAAGATTACATGGCAACAAGGTTTTGGGGGTTGCTAAACCCTATCAGTGGCATG GTAGTGGAAGCATGCCAGTGCCACCGTCCCCAAAAGTAACACTTCGCCAGGAGGGGCGAGGTCACGACATCCCAGAAGAGTATAACTTGGCCATGAGCCAGGTCAGAGGCGCGGGGTCCAGTCAGGTCCTATCCACGCAGGAGGTGAAGAAGTTAATATACCGGAAAGTACCAGGCAGGGGAGGACAGACACAATTAGCTTTCAAACCTATTTGA